A window from Carassius carassius chromosome 40, fCarCar2.1, whole genome shotgun sequence encodes these proteins:
- the slc16a5a gene encoding monocarboxylate transporter 6 produces MAPPQPSSMEEQSGELCEPESEEGEKQGPGPPSDEAHLVTYDAPDGGWGWVVLVATILVLALTLAFPSCIGIFYLDLQEEFQASNSETSWVPSIMTSVLHAGGPLCSMLVERFGCRATVMFGGVLSGFGMAVSSFSHSIIDLYITTGVITGLGFCFSFQAAVTILGHYFVRRRPFANAMSSTGTALGLSTLPFLGDYLQSTLGWRGSFLVLGAVLLNCCVCGAVMRPVRPRKPRKSEVKSNGPRPAGKKRCVLGILQGLASFLRKHMAFDLFCSNPRFRVFSLGITWMMLGFVVPLIYLVPYATAHKMDPSQAALLLSILGFVNIIVRPPVGVLFSLSWFKGRHVYFFSAALFINGLSNSICCISASFPVLLMYVLTYGLSMSLVGSLMFTVLMDTVEMSQFPSALGLISIMESVTLLIGPPLAGILVDRTDQYTYVFMACSISVALSALFLMVSFYWLDSRDAAQKNSSSASGSPAKPAVSLAMDYQYSSVPTDGDKTHNPSSDI; encoded by the exons ATGGCACCTCCGCAACCTTCCAGCATGGAGGAGCAGTCAGGGGAGCTATGTGAGCCTGAATCTGAGGAGGGAGAAAAACAAGGACCAGGACCCCCTTCTGATGAAGCTCATCTAGTTACCTATGATGCTCCGGATGGTGGCTGGGGATGGGTGGTCCTGGTGGCTACCATCCTTGTCTTGGCTCTGACGCTGGCCTTCCCCTCCTGCATTGGCATCTTCTACTTAGATCTTCAGGAAGAATTTCAAGCCAGTAACAGTGAGACGTCTTGGGTGCCGTCGATAATGACGTCAGTTTTGCATGCCGGAG GCCCTCTGTGTAGTATGCTGGTGGAACGCTTTGGTTGCCGGGCGACAGTGATGTTTGGGGGAGTTCTGAGTGGTTTTGGGATGGCAGTCAGCTCTTTCTCACATTCCATCATTGACTTATACATCACCACTGGGGTCATCACAG GTCTGGGTTTCTGTTTCAGCTTCCAGGCCGCGGTCACTATACTTGGCCACTACTTTGTGCGCCGTCGTCCTTTCGCGAATGCGATGTCCTCCACTGGCACTGCTCTGGGTCTGTCTACATTGCCTTTTTTAGGTGACTATCTGCAGAGTACGCTGGGCTGGAGAGGGAGCTTTCTGGTGCTCGGTGCTGTGCTGCTCAACTGCTGTGTTTGCGGAGCCGTTATGAGACCCGTCAGGCCTCGCAAGCCCAGAAAGTCAGAGGTGAAGAGCAACGGTCCCAGACCCGCAGGCAAAAAGAGATGCGTGCTGGGGATCCTTCAGGGTTTAGCTTCGTTCCTCAGAAAACACATGGCCTTTGACCTCTTCTGTAGTAACCCTCGATTTCGGGTGTTTTCATTGGGCATCACTTGGATGATGCTGGGGTTTGTGGTGCCACTTATTTACCTGGTCCCGTATGCAACGGCTCACAAAATGGATCCAAGCCAAGCCGCATTGCTGCTCTCCATCCTGGGCTTTGTCAACATCATTGTGCGGCCTCCCGTCGGAGTGCTCTTCAGCCTGTCCTGGTTTAAAGGTCGACATGTCTACTTTTTCTCAGCCGCACTCTTCATAAATGGGCTCAGTAATAGTATCTGCTGCATTTCTGCCAGTTTCCCAGTGCTGTTAATGTATGTCCTGACGTATGGACTGTCCATGAGCCTAGTAGGCTCACTGATGTTCACCGTCCTGATGGACACAGTGGAGATGAGTCAGTTCCCTTCTGCGCTTGGCCTTATATCCATCATGGAAAGCGTTACGCTGCTAAttggacctcctctcgcag GAATCCTTGTGGACCGTACTGACCAGTACACGTATGTGTTCATGGCCTGCAGCATCTCGGTGGCCTTATCAGCTCTGTTCCTTATGGTTTCCTTTTACTGGCTGGACTCCCGTGATGCAGCCCAGAAGAACAGTTCATCAGCGTCTGGGTCTCCAGCTAAACCTGCAGTCAGTTTGGCCATGGACTACCAGTACAGCAGTGTGCCTACAGATGGGGACAAGACACACAACCCATCATCAGATATATGA
- the kctd2 gene encoding BTB/POZ domain-containing protein KCTD2 encodes MAELHVEPSANGIIEQTEHCEFRGSVNVRLPSPTLLIPPRSGLSSPGVSGSRAVFGFPMKSNPTSPSPEATEKPGARWVRLNVGGTYFVTTKQTLCRDPKSFLYRLCQEDPDLDSDKDETGAYLIDRDPTYFGPILNYLRHGKLIINKNLAEEGVLEEAEFYNIASLVRLVKERIRDNENRTSQGPVKHVYRVLQCQEEELTQMVSTMSDGWKFEQLISIGSSYNYGNEDQAEFLCVVSRELNNSTNGIVIEPTEKAKILQERGSRM; translated from the exons ATGGCAGAGTTGCACGTTGAACCCAGCGCTAATGGCATCATCGAGCAGACCGAGCATTGTGAATTCAGAGGCTCCGTTAACGTGAGACTCCCCTCGCCTACACTGTTGATTCCGCCCCGGAGCGGCTTGTCCAGTCCAGGGGTCTCCGGCTCCAGAGCAGTGTTTGGGTTCCCTATGAAGAGCAACCCCACTTCCCCATCACCAGAAGCCACGGAGAAACCAGGAGCTCGGTGGGTTCGGCTCAATGTCGGGGGAACCTACTTTGTTACAACCAAACAGACCCTGTGCAGGGATCCCAAATCGTTTCTGTATCGATTATGTCAAGAAGATCCAGATCTGGATTCGGATAAG GATGAGACAGGAGCATATTTGATTGACAGGGATCCCACATATTTCGGACCCATCTTGAACTACTTGAGGCATGGAAAGTTGATCATCAACAAGAACCTTGCTGAGGAGG GTGTTCTAGAGGAAGCAGAGTTTTACAACATTGCGTCACTTGTGAGGCTGGTGAAGGAGAGAATACGAGACAATGAAAACAGAACATCTCAG GGCCCTGTGAAGCATGTGTATCGTGTATTACAATGTCAAGAAGAGGAGCTCACTCAGATGGTCTCCACTATGTCAGACGGATGGAAGTTTGAACAG CTCATAAGTATCGGCTCCTCCTATAACTATGGCAATGAAGACCAGGCCGAATTCCTGTGCGTCGTTTCCCGGGAGCTCAACAACTCAACTAACGGGATTGTTATCGAGCCCACAGAGAAGGCTAAG ATCCTTCAGGAGAGGGGGTCCAGGATGTGA